One stretch of Pseudoalteromonas shioyasakiensis DNA includes these proteins:
- a CDS encoding efflux RND transporter permease subunit: protein MFSHFFIKRPVFAIVISLVILLTGLVSLFTLPIDQYPDIAPPSVKVSASFPGATAETASESVAIPLEQELNGTPNMLYMESKATNSGSVGITLTFDVGTDPDLALVDVQNTASQAGSNLPVDVQTEGVNVSNESSVELLKLALTSDDPRYDEIYLSNYASINVEAALKRVPGVGKVRNTGSRSYAMRVWLKPDILAGYELTVNDVTAAIKAQNKEAAAGEIGAQPMSDAIKLNFPVRAQGRLNKVDEFNNIMLRVNSDGSMIRLRDVARVELASSAYTLNSKLNEQPATILQVYMLPGSNALAVTERVKAEMERLSEAFPKGVKWQLFYDASEFIKLSINEVINTLIQALILVILVVYLFLQNWRTTLIPALAVPVSIIGTFIALAAFGFTINNVSLLAMVLAIGIVVDDAIVVVESVERLINEQNMDVVAATKQAMTELSGAIVATSLVLAAVFVPVSFLAGITGIMYREFAISITVAVLISTLVALTLSPALCAVFLKPSPPSNNKIFVKFNTWLESVGKKYTWLVKVCSKKAKRSYIGFFIMVGGCYFVFSQLPSSFMPQEDQGRFFVDITLPDAATVSRTNEVISKANQFVMNHAGVAYSFTLAGENRRAGSAQSHGQMEVILQPWQVRAEQGFSVTSVMNDIRKQLYAIPDAEFNVFQPSAVAGLGSGSGVEFALQEKTGGNLTSLVESLEVLLANLNNRPEVAKASSSLRGSVPQLFLELDREKAMALEVPIADVYSTMKVLTGSSTINDFNLFGRVYRVKVQAEDEFRARPENLNEFYVRSKNGAMVPSNVLAKLNLTTGPSAINRFNMFTSAMVNVSPAEGYASGDVINVIKEEMAKLPPNLGYEWTGLTYQEIRSSGQLGIAITLAIVFVFLFLAALYESWSLPFAVLLISPIAMLGASVLTLMTGHENNLFFQVAFIALIGLAAKNSILIVEVANQLYQEGMNATDAAIEAARSRFRPILMTAASFVLGVLPLVLASGPGAVGRQSVSMPILGGMLLASSIGIVLVPLFFITAARFVKKQQTPPAYKALVKEQVDA from the coding sequence ATGTTTTCGCACTTTTTTATCAAGCGCCCAGTGTTTGCTATCGTTATTTCGTTAGTTATTTTACTGACAGGGTTGGTGTCGCTTTTTACCCTACCGATTGATCAATACCCAGATATTGCTCCGCCGTCGGTTAAAGTGTCTGCTTCATTCCCTGGCGCAACGGCAGAGACAGCATCTGAGTCGGTAGCCATTCCTCTTGAGCAAGAATTAAATGGCACACCGAATATGTTGTATATGGAGTCAAAGGCAACTAACTCTGGCAGCGTTGGAATTACACTCACCTTTGATGTTGGCACCGATCCTGATCTCGCTCTTGTTGATGTGCAAAACACAGCAAGCCAAGCTGGCAGTAATTTACCGGTTGATGTGCAAACTGAAGGGGTGAATGTCTCTAATGAAAGTTCGGTTGAGCTATTGAAACTGGCACTGACCTCTGATGACCCTCGCTATGACGAAATCTATTTGAGTAACTACGCTAGCATCAATGTTGAGGCGGCTTTAAAGCGTGTGCCGGGGGTTGGTAAAGTGCGTAACACCGGCTCGCGTTCGTATGCTATGCGGGTATGGTTAAAGCCTGATATTTTAGCGGGCTACGAGTTAACCGTGAATGATGTGACCGCAGCAATCAAAGCACAAAATAAAGAGGCCGCTGCAGGGGAGATTGGCGCTCAGCCAATGAGCGATGCAATTAAGCTTAACTTTCCGGTACGAGCGCAAGGAAGGCTTAATAAGGTTGATGAGTTTAATAACATTATGCTGCGAGTTAACAGCGACGGCTCGATGATCCGCTTGCGAGATGTTGCAAGAGTTGAGCTAGCGTCGTCTGCGTATACTTTAAATTCAAAACTTAATGAGCAGCCCGCCACTATTTTGCAGGTTTATATGTTACCAGGCTCTAATGCATTAGCGGTTACTGAGCGTGTTAAGGCTGAGATGGAACGACTGAGCGAGGCTTTTCCGAAAGGAGTGAAATGGCAGTTATTTTATGATGCATCAGAGTTTATCAAGCTGTCGATTAATGAAGTGATCAATACCCTTATTCAAGCGCTGATCTTAGTGATTTTAGTGGTGTATTTATTTTTGCAAAACTGGCGAACGACCTTGATACCTGCTTTAGCTGTGCCGGTGTCTATAATTGGTACTTTTATCGCCCTTGCTGCATTTGGTTTTACTATTAATAATGTCAGTTTATTGGCCATGGTCTTGGCGATAGGCATAGTCGTTGATGATGCTATTGTGGTGGTCGAAAGTGTTGAGCGGTTGATCAATGAGCAAAATATGGATGTTGTTGCTGCGACTAAGCAAGCGATGACAGAGCTTTCTGGGGCAATTGTTGCAACTTCCTTAGTACTTGCCGCGGTGTTTGTACCTGTGTCGTTTTTAGCAGGTATTACAGGCATCATGTATCGAGAGTTTGCGATTTCAATTACGGTTGCGGTGCTTATTTCAACCTTAGTTGCGCTAACCTTGAGCCCCGCTTTATGTGCGGTTTTCTTAAAACCTAGCCCCCCCTCAAACAATAAGATATTTGTTAAGTTTAATACCTGGCTTGAAAGTGTGGGTAAAAAATATACATGGCTTGTTAAGGTATGCTCAAAAAAAGCAAAACGTAGTTATATTGGTTTTTTTATTATGGTAGGAGGCTGCTATTTTGTGTTTAGCCAACTACCTAGCAGCTTTATGCCGCAAGAAGATCAAGGGCGCTTTTTTGTTGATATTACTTTGCCAGATGCGGCAACGGTTTCACGTACTAATGAGGTAATAAGTAAAGCAAACCAATTTGTTATGAACCATGCTGGGGTTGCTTATTCATTCACGTTAGCAGGGGAAAACCGCCGTGCTGGGAGTGCGCAATCACATGGTCAAATGGAAGTTATTTTACAGCCATGGCAAGTGCGTGCAGAACAAGGTTTTAGTGTTACAAGTGTGATGAATGATATTCGCAAACAACTGTATGCTATCCCTGATGCGGAGTTTAATGTGTTTCAACCCTCAGCAGTTGCAGGGCTTGGTTCCGGATCTGGTGTAGAGTTCGCATTACAAGAAAAAACGGGTGGCAACTTAACTAGTTTGGTTGAATCGCTAGAGGTACTGCTCGCTAACTTAAATAACCGTCCTGAAGTTGCTAAAGCAAGTAGCTCATTGCGCGGCTCAGTACCTCAGCTGTTTTTAGAGCTAGATAGAGAAAAAGCCATGGCATTAGAAGTGCCGATTGCGGATGTCTACAGTACCATGAAAGTACTCACAGGTTCTTCAACCATCAACGATTTTAACTTATTTGGCCGGGTTTATCGAGTTAAAGTCCAAGCCGAAGATGAATTCAGAGCACGCCCTGAAAACCTCAATGAATTTTATGTGCGTTCAAAGAATGGCGCTATGGTGCCATCAAATGTGCTTGCTAAACTTAATTTAACAACCGGTCCTTCTGCGATAAACCGTTTTAATATGTTTACTAGTGCGATGGTGAATGTATCGCCTGCTGAGGGTTATGCATCGGGTGATGTAATTAACGTGATCAAAGAAGAAATGGCAAAGCTACCACCTAACCTTGGTTATGAATGGACCGGTTTAACCTATCAAGAAATTCGCTCATCGGGTCAGCTTGGTATCGCGATAACTCTTGCTATCGTGTTTGTATTTTTATTTTTAGCAGCGCTCTATGAAAGTTGGAGCTTGCCGTTTGCTGTACTACTAATAAGCCCCATTGCCATGTTAGGGGCCTCTGTATTGACCTTAATGACGGGGCACGAAAATAACTTATTTTTTCAAGTTGCCTTTATTGCTTTGATAGGCCTTGCTGCTAAGAACTCTATATTGATTGTTGAAGTAGCAAACCAGCTTTATCAAGAAGGCATGAATGCCACTGATGCCGCGATAGAAGCGGCACGTTCACGGTTTCGACCTATTTTAATGACCGCAGCCTCTTTTGTACTTGGTGTTTTGCCTTTAGTACTAGCATCTGGCCCCGGAGCAGTTGGTCGGCAGTCGGTATCTATGCCTATTTTAGGAGGTATGTTATTAGCAAGCTCTATCGGCATCGTTTTAGTGCCACTGTTTTTTATTACCGCAGCACGCTTTGTAAAAAAACAGCAAACACCACCGGCCTATAAAGCATTAGTAAAGGAGCAAGTTGATGCATAA
- the mutM gene encoding bifunctional DNA-formamidopyrimidine glycosylase/DNA-(apurinic or apyrimidinic site) lyase, with translation MPELPEVEVSRLGITPHVLNQTVTKVNIHNASMRWPVPDDVYQLQGLKLTSVERRAKYLLLGCELGSVILHLGMSGNLRVVGADEPLKKHDHIEFILASGKALRLNDARRFGACLWQAPGECHTLLTKLGPEPLTDEFTAKRVYEQSRNKKVPIKQFVMDNAVVVGVGNIYANESLFKAGIHPKREAGKVSLKRYQQLVPIIKETLAAAITQGGTTLKDFAQSDGKPGYFAQQLLVYGRKGEPCVNCKEPLKEIRLGQRSTVYCSNCQK, from the coding sequence ATGCCTGAATTACCAGAAGTTGAAGTTAGCCGTTTGGGAATAACGCCGCATGTGCTTAACCAAACAGTGACCAAAGTAAATATTCATAACGCCAGTATGCGTTGGCCAGTGCCTGATGATGTATATCAATTACAAGGACTTAAACTTACTTCAGTGGAGCGCAGAGCAAAGTATTTATTACTTGGTTGTGAGCTAGGTAGTGTAATTTTGCACTTAGGTATGTCGGGTAATTTACGTGTTGTGGGTGCTGATGAACCATTAAAAAAACACGATCATATTGAATTTATTTTAGCCTCTGGTAAAGCATTAAGGCTGAACGACGCGCGTCGATTTGGCGCTTGCTTATGGCAAGCGCCAGGTGAATGCCATACTTTGCTGACCAAGCTCGGACCAGAGCCGCTAACAGATGAGTTTACTGCAAAGCGTGTTTACGAGCAGTCTAGAAATAAAAAAGTACCTATTAAACAGTTTGTTATGGATAACGCTGTGGTGGTTGGCGTGGGTAATATCTATGCCAATGAGTCGTTATTTAAGGCTGGAATTCATCCTAAACGAGAAGCTGGCAAGGTGTCTTTAAAGCGTTATCAGCAATTAGTGCCTATTATTAAAGAAACACTTGCTGCAGCTATAACGCAAGGCGGCACAACGTTAAAAGATTTTGCCCAAAGTGATGGTAAGCCAGGTTATTTTGCCCAGCAATTGCTGGTTTATGGTCGTAAGGGTGAGCCATGTGTAAATTGTAAAGAACCATTAAAAGAAATTAGATTGGGACAAAGAAGCACAGTGTATTGTTCTAATTGTCAAAAATAA
- a CDS encoding CDP-glycerol glycerophosphotransferase family protein, whose amino-acid sequence MDYLAATKEKKYLMYISQNYSYAILRPLQREILARGGEVKWFLEGDEVNKHFLHPDESSLETIEDVIQWQPNISYIPGNVIPNFIPGKKVAVFHGFNSGKLNRKGYEDHFNIRGCFDLYCTQGPNTTSRFEELAEKHGFFLTKETGWPTLDPLFSKIDNNPYVDEGDKRQTLLICSTFSRNLSLAPKLYEQIKAYSEQGKWRILMQFHPKMPSELVDKYKALQNENLTFVETDNVLPLLQAADVMLCDTSSILLMFILQRKPVVTFCNQAPGEHLIDITDADKLTEAIDYAFTRPPELMAKIEHFCQQLHPYQDGLSSQRVLAASNELLLSNPALKPKPRNFIRNFKMRRNLNYWRW is encoded by the coding sequence TTGGATTACTTAGCAGCTACAAAAGAAAAAAAATACTTAATGTATATTTCGCAAAACTATTCGTACGCGATTTTGCGCCCATTACAACGGGAGATTTTAGCGCGTGGCGGTGAGGTTAAGTGGTTTTTAGAGGGTGATGAAGTAAATAAGCATTTCTTGCATCCAGATGAATCTAGTTTAGAAACTATAGAAGATGTCATCCAGTGGCAGCCGAATATTTCATACATCCCAGGAAATGTCATCCCTAACTTTATACCCGGAAAAAAAGTAGCTGTCTTTCATGGATTTAACTCTGGAAAACTAAATAGAAAAGGGTACGAAGATCATTTTAATATTAGAGGCTGCTTTGACCTATATTGTACACAAGGCCCTAATACAACTTCTAGATTTGAGGAACTAGCTGAAAAGCATGGTTTCTTTTTAACTAAAGAAACAGGTTGGCCTACTCTAGATCCATTATTTTCAAAAATAGACAACAATCCATACGTAGATGAAGGCGATAAAAGACAAACTCTTTTAATTTGTTCAACTTTTTCTCGAAATCTCTCTCTAGCACCTAAATTATACGAACAAATTAAAGCATACAGTGAGCAAGGTAAGTGGCGAATTTTAATGCAATTCCACCCAAAAATGCCAAGCGAGCTTGTTGATAAATACAAGGCTCTACAAAACGAAAATCTAACCTTTGTAGAGACAGATAATGTATTACCGCTGTTGCAAGCGGCGGATGTCATGCTGTGTGATACTTCCTCTATATTGCTTATGTTTATCTTACAAAGAAAACCTGTCGTGACTTTTTGTAACCAAGCACCTGGAGAACACCTTATAGATATCACTGATGCCGATAAGCTAACTGAGGCAATTGATTATGCTTTCACACGACCACCTGAATTAATGGCTAAAATTGAACACTTTTGCCAACAGTTACACCCGTATCAGGACGGCTTATCGAGTCAACGTGTACTTGCTGCAAGCAATGAATTACTATTGAGCAATCCAGCACTTAAGCCAAAACCACGTAATTTTATTCGTAACTTTAAAATGCGTAGAAATTTAAATTACTGGCGATGGTAA
- a CDS encoding efflux RND transporter periplasmic adaptor subunit, with the protein MLLNKYVIGCVYLAALVGCSKEQPQVIVEEVVTAEVKQFDVPLYGNYVARTDASLDVEVRARITGFVQSVEFVEGSWVNEGDLLYTIDDRPYRAKLNRVKAALQKDQAALAKAKRDVTRLKPLYEQDAASQLDYDNAISIQEQAQASLSATQAELEETKLDLEYTRITAPISGMVGSSEADLGALVGSNGISLLTTIQQIDPIFVNFNMSALDYLNAKRRMNSMMEQLQAEQKGKALEGFVRISLPDGSEYRYWGDVSFTDPKISPKTGTFKVRAKLPNPNSELLPGQYTKARIKLSELTDAIVVPEEATQVEQGGIYVMVVLDSGEIERRFIVVEHYGEQGIVASGGLSAGEQVVVKGLHRIRHGQQVKAIPLEEFEKRQITPNTDNIPLAPDKPNKQDDEKNQQGA; encoded by the coding sequence ATGCTATTAAACAAATACGTCATAGGATGTGTGTACTTGGCGGCACTGGTAGGTTGCTCTAAAGAACAACCTCAAGTTATCGTTGAAGAAGTGGTCACTGCTGAGGTTAAGCAGTTTGATGTGCCTCTGTATGGGAATTACGTGGCACGCACAGATGCTTCGCTTGATGTTGAAGTGCGAGCGAGGATTACTGGTTTTGTGCAAAGCGTTGAGTTTGTTGAAGGTAGCTGGGTAAACGAAGGTGATTTACTCTATACCATAGATGATAGGCCTTACCGGGCTAAGCTTAATCGCGTTAAAGCTGCACTACAAAAAGACCAAGCGGCGCTTGCTAAAGCAAAGCGAGATGTTACCCGTCTAAAACCCCTTTACGAGCAAGACGCAGCAAGCCAACTCGACTATGACAATGCAATTTCTATTCAAGAGCAAGCGCAAGCGTCATTATCAGCAACCCAAGCTGAACTTGAAGAAACTAAGCTCGATTTAGAATATACCCGTATTACGGCACCAATTAGCGGCATGGTTGGCAGCTCTGAAGCCGATCTTGGTGCTTTGGTCGGCAGTAATGGTATTTCTTTATTAACGACCATCCAGCAAATAGACCCTATTTTCGTTAATTTTAATATGTCGGCACTTGATTACTTGAATGCTAAGCGGCGCATGAATAGCATGATGGAACAATTACAGGCCGAACAAAAGGGCAAAGCGCTTGAAGGGTTTGTACGAATTTCATTACCTGATGGCAGCGAGTATCGATATTGGGGAGATGTGAGCTTTACTGATCCTAAAATCAGCCCTAAAACTGGTACTTTCAAAGTAAGAGCAAAACTGCCTAACCCAAACAGTGAATTGCTACCTGGGCAATATACAAAAGCACGCATTAAATTATCAGAGCTAACTGATGCTATTGTCGTTCCTGAGGAAGCTACACAAGTAGAACAGGGCGGTATTTATGTTATGGTCGTGCTTGATTCAGGTGAGATAGAGCGGCGCTTTATTGTCGTTGAACATTACGGTGAACAAGGAATTGTTGCCAGCGGTGGCTTGAGTGCTGGTGAGCAAGTAGTGGTTAAAGGTTTGCATCGCATTCGCCATGGCCAGCAAGTTAAAGCTATTCCTTTAGAAGAGTTTGAAAAACGCCAAATAACGCCTAACACTGACAATATTCCACTCGCTCCAGATAAACCAAACAAACAAGATGATGAAAAAAATCAGCAGGGAGCTTAA
- a CDS encoding DUF3299 domain-containing protein, with the protein MPFFRKFVALVALFVCVAANAGAPKEIFWEDLIPKGHVQIDTQAQANHEGSEQNWVQPDLDAPVVKELDGKSVSLPGFVVPLEGDSEVITEFLLVPYFGACIHVPPPPPNQIVHVTIKGGVPIESLYDAIVVTGVISTETWSGDIAQVGYKMKAVGVAPFEL; encoded by the coding sequence ATGCCGTTTTTTCGAAAATTCGTCGCTTTAGTCGCATTATTCGTGTGTGTAGCTGCTAATGCTGGCGCTCCAAAAGAAATCTTCTGGGAAGATTTAATTCCAAAAGGTCATGTACAAATCGACACTCAAGCACAAGCAAACCATGAAGGTAGCGAGCAAAACTGGGTTCAACCTGACCTTGATGCGCCAGTAGTTAAAGAACTTGATGGTAAATCAGTGAGTTTACCAGGCTTTGTTGTACCACTTGAAGGTGACAGCGAAGTGATCACTGAATTTTTACTCGTACCTTATTTCGGCGCATGTATTCATGTACCGCCGCCACCGCCAAATCAAATTGTGCATGTCACCATCAAAGGCGGTGTACCAATCGAGAGCCTATACGATGCGATTGTAGTGACAGGTGTTATCAGCACAGAAACTTGGTCTGGTGACATTGCTCAAGTTGGCTACAAGATGAAAGCGGTGGGTGTAGCACCATTTGAGTTATAA
- a CDS encoding ABC transporter ATP-binding protein, with protein MITLANVLFKWHTKQPEPTINITELHIDQGEHVFLHGPSGCGKSTLLSLLAGVTVPTQGSIELLGKAINQFNNSKRDRFRADHIGYIFQNFNLLPYLSPIENVTLGCQFSKQRQKKALENSTTITAEASRLLSALGLNDTLQHQAVAELSIGQQQRVAAARAFIGSPEIIIADEPTSALDTQNRQAFVKLLFEQASAANSTLVFVSHDETLQTLFSRSISLVDLQGGTHATR; from the coding sequence ATGATCACGCTTGCAAACGTGCTATTCAAGTGGCACACAAAACAACCTGAGCCAACGATCAATATTACTGAATTACATATTGATCAAGGCGAACATGTTTTTCTTCACGGCCCGAGTGGTTGTGGTAAATCAACGTTATTATCACTGCTCGCTGGTGTTACAGTGCCAACACAAGGGAGTATTGAACTCCTCGGTAAAGCGATAAACCAATTTAATAATAGTAAACGAGATCGTTTTCGTGCCGATCATATAGGCTACATTTTTCAAAACTTTAATTTACTCCCTTATTTATCGCCTATTGAAAATGTGACCTTGGGGTGCCAGTTTTCAAAGCAAAGGCAAAAAAAAGCATTAGAAAATAGTACAACAATAACAGCAGAGGCAAGCCGCTTACTCAGCGCTCTAGGACTAAACGATACCCTGCAACATCAAGCTGTTGCTGAGCTTAGTATTGGTCAGCAGCAAAGAGTTGCCGCAGCACGAGCCTTTATTGGCAGCCCTGAAATTATCATTGCAGATGAACCAACTTCAGCACTCGACACGCAAAATCGCCAAGCTTTTGTAAAGTTGTTATTTGAGCAAGCAAGTGCGGCTAACAGCACGCTGGTGTTTGTTAGCCATGATGAAACTCTACAAACACTATTTAGCCGTAGTATCAGCCTTGTCGATTTACAAGGAGGTACACATGCTACTCGTTAA
- a CDS encoding efflux transporter outer membrane subunit yields the protein MHKLLPLLCFACIQGCAVGPDFEVPEHSEVVNFMGITATPQSEALAGWKQIYSDPHLQKLISQALINNQDMLIAQSKIIEARARYRIADAALWPDVNVGLTSEREEELNSSPENTFDLKGYLSWELDLFGSNRRASEAALANYYSQEQARTALQLALIADVAQQFFALKEVEEQLKISLSTIKLREKELEIARIRKKGGIISGLEQRQAEVELESAKVKIPPLQHNERRITNQLKFLIGDANADVQGGNELSVQTLPKQLPTGLPSELLKRRPDVQQAMYQWQAAMAEIGVAKAALFPKLNLYAELGSESTDFSDLLASNSQVWLLGSELLMPIFNMGRNQANLTVAEQRAYQASIKYQKTVLVALQEVSNQLSNYQSAEQSYDAQRSLVLSSQDYYRLARLRYSNGVASSLDLMDAQRQLFSAEIALSQAKNDRLQSLATLYKALGGGWYELSEQELEKEKVVD from the coding sequence ATGCATAAACTGTTGCCATTGCTTTGTTTCGCTTGCATTCAAGGTTGTGCTGTAGGGCCTGATTTTGAAGTACCTGAACATAGTGAAGTTGTTAATTTTATGGGGATAACAGCTACGCCTCAGTCGGAGGCTTTAGCAGGCTGGAAGCAAATTTATAGCGACCCTCATTTGCAAAAGCTGATTAGCCAAGCGCTGATCAATAATCAAGATATGTTAATTGCACAATCGAAAATTATTGAAGCGCGTGCTCGGTATCGGATTGCTGATGCAGCCTTATGGCCTGATGTGAATGTAGGTCTCACCTCGGAGCGGGAAGAAGAGCTTAATAGCAGTCCAGAAAACACGTTTGACTTAAAAGGTTACTTAAGCTGGGAGCTAGATTTATTTGGCAGCAACCGACGCGCAAGCGAAGCCGCACTGGCAAATTATTATAGCCAAGAACAAGCTAGAACTGCGTTGCAGTTAGCCTTGATTGCTGATGTAGCGCAGCAGTTTTTTGCCCTCAAAGAAGTTGAAGAGCAATTAAAGATCAGCCTGAGTACAATTAAACTTCGCGAGAAAGAGCTTGAAATTGCGCGTATTCGCAAGAAGGGCGGCATTATTTCTGGGCTAGAGCAGCGCCAAGCTGAAGTTGAACTTGAATCAGCGAAGGTTAAAATCCCACCTTTGCAGCATAATGAAAGGCGCATTACTAATCAGTTGAAGTTTTTAATTGGTGATGCCAATGCCGATGTGCAAGGTGGCAATGAGTTATCTGTGCAAACCCTTCCTAAGCAACTACCAACAGGGTTACCTAGCGAGCTTCTAAAACGCAGGCCAGATGTGCAGCAAGCAATGTATCAATGGCAAGCGGCAATGGCTGAGATTGGTGTCGCAAAAGCAGCGTTATTTCCAAAACTTAATTTGTATGCTGAACTTGGCAGTGAAAGTACTGATTTTAGTGATTTGCTCGCCAGTAATTCGCAGGTTTGGCTGTTAGGTTCAGAGTTGTTAATGCCAATATTCAATATGGGACGCAATCAGGCAAATTTAACGGTAGCGGAACAGCGGGCATACCAGGCCAGTATTAAATATCAAAAAACAGTGCTGGTGGCACTGCAAGAAGTGAGCAATCAGCTATCTAATTATCAGTCGGCAGAGCAAAGCTATGATGCGCAACGGAGTTTGGTGCTCAGTAGTCAAGATTACTATCGATTAGCACGTCTTAGGTATAGCAATGGTGTTGCCAGTTCCCTTGATTTAATGGATGCGCAGCGTCAGTTATTTTCGGCAGAAATCGCCTTATCACAAGCCAAAAATGATCGCTTACAAAGCTTAGCAACCCTCTATAAAGCTCTTGGTGGCGGATGGTATGAATTGAGCGAACAGGAATTAGAAAAAGAAAAGGTGGTTGATTAA
- a CDS encoding ABC transporter permease encodes MLLVKLAVKSLLNRKASALLTLFTIAISVMLLMSIERVRVDAKSSFSNTISGTDLIVGARTGDIQLLLSSVFRIGHANNGVSWKSYQYITEQRGVKWAIPMSLGDSHKGLAVLGTSKDYFEHYRFAKKQQLSFSQGHAFNHLFEVVLGAEVANTLGYQLGDEVVIAHGMGNTSFHNHDDNPFKVVGILKPTGTPVDKTLHIPLAAIDVIHGSHSHQHEPALTATDDHDHDHDHDHHDDVDLVGTPKQITAFLLGFDSPLYTLQVRRNINQYKDEALLAIMPGVTLRELWEMLSIVEKILLLFSIVVVLISLLGMLTSLLSSLNQRRRELAILRSVGARPWHIFTLISVESLLITGLGCVVGTALFYALMLLGADYLQSHAGISLNIALLSSYELMLLAAIMVAGFIVGLIPATRAYFYSLADGMSIKI; translated from the coding sequence ATGCTACTCGTTAAACTCGCCGTAAAAAGTTTATTAAACCGTAAGGCCAGCGCCCTACTCACATTATTTACAATAGCTATTAGCGTAATGTTACTAATGTCGATTGAGCGCGTTCGAGTTGATGCTAAAAGTAGCTTCAGTAATACAATTTCGGGCACTGATTTAATTGTCGGTGCTCGTACCGGTGACATTCAACTGTTGCTATCTTCGGTGTTTCGTATTGGTCATGCTAACAATGGCGTGAGCTGGAAAAGTTACCAATACATCACTGAACAACGTGGTGTTAAATGGGCTATTCCTATGTCGCTAGGCGACAGCCATAAAGGTCTTGCTGTACTTGGAACAAGTAAAGACTATTTTGAGCACTATCGCTTTGCTAAAAAGCAGCAGCTAAGCTTTTCACAAGGTCATGCATTTAATCATTTGTTTGAAGTGGTATTAGGTGCAGAGGTTGCCAATACCTTAGGTTATCAGCTAGGCGATGAAGTGGTGATTGCTCATGGTATGGGCAATACCAGCTTTCATAATCATGACGATAATCCATTTAAAGTGGTCGGTATTTTAAAGCCAACAGGTACACCTGTTGATAAAACATTGCATATTCCGCTAGCTGCAATTGACGTAATTCATGGCAGCCATTCGCATCAGCATGAACCAGCCCTAACTGCTACAGACGACCACGACCACGACCACGACCACGACCATCATGATGATGTTGATCTCGTTGGTACACCAAAACAAATAACCGCTTTTTTACTTGGCTTTGATTCACCGCTTTATACCTTACAAGTGCGTCGTAATATCAACCAATACAAAGATGAAGCACTGCTTGCCATCATGCCAGGTGTTACCCTGCGTGAACTATGGGAAATGCTTTCTATCGTGGAAAAAATCTTGCTGTTATTTTCTATTGTGGTGGTACTGATCAGTTTACTTGGCATGTTAACGAGTCTCCTTTCTAGCCTTAATCAACGCCGCAGGGAGCTTGCTATTTTGCGCTCTGTAGGGGCCAGACCATGGCATATTTTCACTTTGATCAGTGTCGAGTCTTTACTCATAACAGGGCTCGGCTGTGTTGTTGGCACCGCTTTGTTCTATGCCTTAATGTTGCTCGGCGCAGATTACTTGCAAAGTCATGCCGGAATAAGCCTAAATATAGCTTTATTGTCATCCTATGAACTCATGTTATTAGCTGCGATAATGGTCGCAGGCTTTATTGTTGGGTTAATTCCTGCAACCCGCGCGTATTTCTACTCTCTTGCTGATGGCATGAGTATTAAAATTTAA